A region from the Plutella xylostella chromosome 8, ilPluXylo3.1, whole genome shotgun sequence genome encodes:
- the LOC105389438 gene encoding transcription factor 15 isoform X2 produces MENFLHYQCSNESWEQQVSFATAAQALPSAAEVPAVKQRCQANARERDRTQNVNSAFSTLRRLIPTEPADRKLSKIEILRLAGSYITHLDNQLYTGEMAQPCLQKHEIDSKNPSLCTFCWSAVQKVKYSAPPGTVGYFPF; encoded by the exons ATGGAAAACTTCCTGCACTATCAGTGCAGTAATGAGAGTTGGGAGCAGCAGGTTTCGTTCGCGACTGCTGCGCAGGCGCTGCCGAGTGCTGCAGAAGTTCCAGCTGTCAAGCAGAGATGCCAGGCTAATGCCAGGGAGCGTGATCGGACGCAGAA CGTGAACTCGGCGTTCAGCACACTGCGGCGGCTGATCCCGACCGAGCCGGCGGACCGCAAGCTCAGCAAGATCGAGATCCTGCGCCTCGCGGGCTCCTACATCACGCACCTCGACAACCAGCTCTATACAG GAGAGATGGCGCAGCCGTGTCTTCAGAAACATGAAATAGACAGCAAAAATCCGTCACTGTGCACGTTTTGTTGGTCCGCCGTCCAAAAAGTG AAATATTCGGCTCCTCCAGGAACTGTTGGATATTTTCCGTTCTGA
- the LOC105389438 gene encoding transcription factor 15 isoform X1, whose product MENFLHYQCSNESWEQQVSFATAAQALPSAAEVPAVKQRCQANARERDRTQNSVNSAFSTLRRLIPTEPADRKLSKIEILRLAGSYITHLDNQLYTGEMAQPCLQKHEIDSKNPSLCTFCWSAVQKVKYSAPPGTVGYFPF is encoded by the exons ATGGAAAACTTCCTGCACTATCAGTGCAGTAATGAGAGTTGGGAGCAGCAGGTTTCGTTCGCGACTGCTGCGCAGGCGCTGCCGAGTGCTGCAGAAGTTCCAGCTGTCAAGCAGAGATGCCAGGCTAATGCCAGGGAGCGTGATCGGACGCAGAA CAGCGTGAACTCGGCGTTCAGCACACTGCGGCGGCTGATCCCGACCGAGCCGGCGGACCGCAAGCTCAGCAAGATCGAGATCCTGCGCCTCGCGGGCTCCTACATCACGCACCTCGACAACCAGCTCTATACAG GAGAGATGGCGCAGCCGTGTCTTCAGAAACATGAAATAGACAGCAAAAATCCGTCACTGTGCACGTTTTGTTGGTCCGCCGTCCAAAAAGTG AAATATTCGGCTCCTCCAGGAACTGTTGGATATTTTCCGTTCTGA
- the LOC105389439 gene encoding integrin alpha-PS1, which translates to MAVFFWRECVLFVCILLSAASFNLEPRIPVIKFGRSGSYFGFSVAEHQTITDSSSTSWLLIGAPLDQNRQPNTTRSGALWKCPLTPAVRDCLQVVTDGKLTEFGKLDTRIDSEHLSAPHPYEIKTGQWLGVSVRSQGPGRKAVVCAHRYIRKSGESQYGQGLCYTLSNELELAEVWEPCRGRPVQREHEEYGFCQAGTSSALLPDDTLLLGSPGPYTWRGTVFRQDAKEDLLERDSVVYMAPVEDGFSPVEKYSYLGMSVAGASFFKEEFSYAAGAPRSRGTGQVIIFNKRPNSDWTNPYANILLNVSLIISGEQFGSSFGYEIAAADVNGDGIPDLLVGAPFYFSRDAGGAVYLYINEDHHLSQTYSLKLTGKPESQFGISIANAGDLNKDGCEDVAIGSPYEGNGVVYIHLGNRKTGLSPKADQVIAAESLPRVLKTFGYSLSGGVDLDANGYPDLLVGAYENSSVALVRTRPIIDIKTSVRPSSTIINVDPSKQGCEADPSANYTCFHFQACCIIKSLVKSTQTNTHQINYIIEAETFPGGRKFSRVFFGFNPTANNSNIIDNTIILKKDYEDCREHIVYLKNNTRDIQTPIKFKVTYKLVHAEPRYSTVGSLPNIDEYPVLNATATTSFTANFLNDCGADAVCVSDLVVDPQLMLPKTEDGLDYALTLGQEEEVKLAVKVDNYGESAYEGQLIVMHHESLHYIAANTSDKHVICTSFNKTIVTCMLENPFKRQLEGDTPITMRFDARALDDNEPFVVFTVWANSTSKELTPGKKPVEVKALVIKNAELSIRGVATPEQVFYGGEVKGESAMTYFDDIGTRVKHIYYVHNSGPWRVSSVQVVISWPHQVAADSREGKWLLYPEDVPTVEGDQNNGECFVSEREINPLKIRPGPTEKILENLEINPFFSMGKSSNPLKEEHNDTDPKYNSAGENKVRRRRDIDPVKAEAYTDKDGQRKHIVNMSCQNKTAKCIQFQCVIYRLGRMQGATITVKSRLWNSTLVEDYPRVSHVNIASSAYILIPEHYNIRQNKQQDDFTTVETIAYPDLMISEPSEVPLWVIIVSVIVGLIVLVLLIIALWKLGFFKRSRPDPTLSGNLEKNNHEASPFIVRDRNSLR; encoded by the exons GTTGCTAATAGGCGCTCCGCTGGACCAGAACCGGCAGCCGAACACCACGCGCTCGGGCGCGCTGTGGAAGTGCCCGCTGACGCCCGCCGTCCGGGACTGTCTGCAGGTCGTCACTGATGGCAAGCTGA CGGAATTCGGCAAATTAGACACGA GGATCGACTCGGAGCACCTGTCGGCGCCGCACCCCTACGAGATCAAGACGGGCCAGTGGCTGGGCGTGTCCGTGCGGAGTCAGGGGCCGGGGAGGAAGGCCGTCGTCTGTGCACATAG GTACATCCGCAAGTCGGGCGAGTCTCAGTACGGGCAGGGGCTGTGCTACACGCTGAGCAACGAGCTCGAGCTGGCCGAGGTGTGGGAGCCCTGCAGAGGCAGGCCTGTGCAACG AGAGCATGAAGAGTACGGCTTCTGCCAGGCGGGCACGAGCAGCGCTCTACTGCCCGACGACACGCTGCTGCTGGGCAGCCCCGGCCCCTACACGTGGCGCGGCACCGTGTTCCGACAAGACGCCAAGGAGGACCTGCTGGAGCGGGACTCCGTAGTCTACATGGCGCCTGTGGAAGACGGGTTTAGCCCCGTTGAGAAGTATAGTTATTTGG GGATGTCAGTAGCCGGCGCCAGTTTCTTCAAAGAAGAGTTTTCGTACGCGGCCGGGGCTCCCCGTTCCCGCGGCACGGGGCAGGTCATCATCTTCAACAAGCGCCCCAACTCCGACTGGACCAACCCCTACGCCAACATCCTGCTCAACGTCAGCCTCATCATCAGTGGGGAGCAGTTCGGCTCTAGTTTTGGTTATGAGATCGCCGCTGCTGATGTTAATGGAGATGG AATACCTGACCTTCTCGTTGGCGCTCCATTCTACTTCTCCCGAGACGCTGGAGGAGCCGTCTACTTGTACATCAACGAAGATCACCATCTCAGCCAAACCTACAGTCTGAAGCTGACAGGAAAACCAGAGTCACAGTTCGGAATCTCAATAGCGAATGCTGGGGACCTAAACAAAGACGGCTGCGAAGACGTTGCTATTGGAAGCCCATACGAGGGCAATGGGGTAGTTTACATTCATCTGGGTAACAGAAAAACTGGCTTAAGTCCCAAAGCTGATCAAGTGATTGCAGCTGAATCTTTGCCCAGAGTTTTGAAGACTTTCGGATACTCTTTATCCGGTGGAGTTGACCTTGACGCTAACGGTTATCCAGATTTATTGGTTGGGGCTTATGAAAAT AGCAGCGTGGCCTTAGTCCGAACAAGACCGATTATCGATATTAAAACCTCAGTTCGACCATCGAGCACGATCATAAACGTCGACCCATCGAAGCAAGGCTGTGAAGCGGACCCTTCAGCCAACTACACCTGCTTCCACTTCCAAGCTTGTTGCATCATCAAATCTCTAGTCAAATCCACTCAAACGAACACTCACCAAATAAACTACATCATAGAAGCTGAGACCTTTCCCGGAGGACGGAAGTTTTCAAGAGTTTTCTTCGGGTTTAATCCCACCGCGAACAATTCTAACATTATTGACAACACGATAATTCTGAAGAAAGACTACGAAGACTGCCGAGAGCACATTGTGTATTTAAAGAATAATACGAGAGATATTCAGACTCCTATCAAG TTCAAAGTGACTTACAAACTAGTTCACGCGGAGCCGCGCTACAGCACCGTGGGGTCGCTACCCAACATCGATGAGTACCCCGTGCTGAACGCCACCGCCACGACCAGCTTCACCGCCAACTTCCTCAACGACTGCGGCGCCGACGCCGTCTGCGTGAGCGACCTCGTGGTGGACCCACAACTCATGCTGCCTAAGA ccgAAGATGGTTTAGACTATGCTCTCACACTGggccaagaagaagaagtgaaGCTAGCAGTGAAGGTTGACAACTACGGAGAATCGGCATACGAAGGGCAACTGATTGTGATGCATCACGAAAGCCTGCATTACATTGCAGCTAACACTAGC GATAAACACGTGATCTGCACGAGCTTTAACAAGACGATAGTGACGTGTATGCTAGAGAACCCTTTCAAGCGTCAGCTGGAGGGAGATACGCCCATCACGATGAGGTTTGACGCCCGAGCCCTTGATGACAATGAACCATTCGTCGTCTTCACCGTCTGGGCTAACTCCACGTCTAAGGAACTCACTCCCGGAAAGAAACCGGTCGAGGTTAAAGCTCTTGTCATCAAGAATGCTGAATTGTCTATTAGAGG TGTGGCGACCCCTGAACAAGTATTCTATGGTGGAGAGGTGAAAGGAGAATCAGCGATGACTTACTTTGACGATATCGGTACCAGAGTCAAGCACATCTATTAT GTGCACAACTCGGGTCCGTGGCGGGTGTCGTCGGTGCAGGTGGTGATCTCGTGGCCGCACCAGGTGGCCGCCGACTCCAGGGAGGGGAAGTGGCTGCTGTACCCCGAGGATGTGCCCACCGTCGAAGGAG ATCAAAACAATGGAGAGTGTTTCGTGTCCGAGCGGGAGATCAATCCTCTCAAAATCAGACCGGGTCCTACTGAAAAGATTCTGGAGAATTTGGAAATCAACCCGTTCTTCAGTATGGGGAAATCCAGCAACCCATTGAAAGAAGAGCACAATGATACTGATCCGAAGTATAACAGTGCTGGAGAAAACAAAGTGAGGAGAAGAAGAGACATCGACCCCGTCAAAGCAGAGGCTTATACGGACAAAGATGGGCAAAGGAAACACATAGTAAACATG AGCTGTCAAAACAAAACGGCCAAGTGCATCCAGTTCCAATGCGTGATCTACCGGCTGGGCCGTATGCAGGGCGCCACCATCACCGTGAAGTCCCGCCTGTGGAACTCCACGCTGGTAGAAGACTACCCCCGCGTCAGCCACGTGAACATCGCCTCCTCCGCCTACATACTCATACCGGAGCATTATAATATCAGGCAGAATAAGCAGCAGGACGATTTTACTACG gtgGAAACCATAGCGTATCCAGACTTGATGATAAGCGAGCCGTCAGAGGTTCCACTGTGGGTGATCATAGTGTCAGTGATAGTCGGACTGATAGTTCTGGTGCTACTCATCATAGCGCTGTGGAAACTCGGCTTCTTCAAGAGAAGTCGACCAGACCCGACACTCTCTGGGAACTTAGAGAAGAACAACCACGAAGCGAGCCCGTTCATAGTGAGAGACAGGAATAGCCTGCGATAG